In a genomic window of Weissella tructae:
- the pcrA gene encoding DNA helicase PcrA yields the protein MTALLDGMNERQAEAVSTTEGPLMIMAGAGSGKTRVLTHRVAHLIQDLDVMPWRILAITFTNKAAREMKERIGTLVSQNDADAVWVSTFHALAVRILRRDIDRLGYKRDFTIVDASAQKSLVKRILKDMNVDTDKYDPRSVQGAISNAKNALLTPKLYAEQASGPFEDIVAKVYKEYQHQLSLAQSVDFDDLIMLTIDLLEKEPEVLNFYQEKFLYVHVDEYQDTNDAQYRLVTLLSGLHRNLAVVGDSDQSIYGWRGANMQIMLDFTKDYPDAKTVMLEQNYRSTQTILDAANGVIENNDARIAKNLWTDNGAGEKITYYRAQSDRDEAMYVISQIKKGIEDSDRNYKDFAILYRTNAQSRGMEEALVKANMPYTIVGGSKFYDRKEIRDVLAYFSLVTNPADNESFLRVVNEPKRGIGLTSLEKFRAFAAQNNWTLLETAINASLVPGLTARAANQLMAFANMINNLRATMTDDLSISDLTKAILDKSDYEKTLKANPTPENQGRLENLAEFLSVTAQFDQNYQPSEDSVSKYVDFLGELALVSDLDSVDEHSNDQVTLMTLHAAKGLEFPVVFLVGMEETLFPLGSANNEEKLMEEERRLAYVGITRAKDKLYMTNAFSRLLYGKTLTNPQSRFINEIDGNLIMSPEPISMGFSGRSGGNNDDYPFARRTQTATGTTFSGRSRVAQNQAARAAAPTISGKNTEVVAKTWRDGDQVSHKKWGIGRVVKISGEGDNTELDIVFPNDGIKRLLASFAPITKVED from the coding sequence ATGACGGCGTTATTAGACGGAATGAACGAGCGACAAGCAGAGGCGGTTAGTACCACTGAAGGGCCATTGATGATTATGGCGGGAGCCGGATCAGGTAAGACACGTGTTTTGACACATCGTGTGGCACATTTGATTCAAGATTTAGACGTTATGCCATGGCGTATTCTAGCGATTACGTTTACGAATAAAGCAGCCCGTGAAATGAAAGAGCGTATTGGGACACTTGTCTCACAAAATGATGCGGATGCTGTTTGGGTATCAACATTTCACGCGTTAGCCGTACGAATTTTACGTCGTGATATTGACCGCTTAGGGTATAAGCGTGACTTTACCATTGTGGATGCAAGTGCGCAAAAGAGTTTGGTTAAGCGTATTTTGAAGGACATGAACGTCGATACAGATAAGTATGATCCACGTAGTGTGCAAGGGGCCATTTCTAATGCGAAGAATGCACTATTAACACCCAAGTTGTACGCTGAACAAGCATCAGGACCATTTGAAGACATCGTCGCAAAGGTCTACAAGGAATACCAACACCAATTGAGTTTGGCGCAATCAGTCGACTTTGATGACTTGATTATGTTGACGATTGACTTGTTAGAAAAAGAACCTGAAGTTTTGAACTTTTACCAAGAAAAATTCTTGTACGTTCACGTCGACGAATACCAGGACACCAACGATGCCCAATACCGTTTGGTAACATTGTTGTCAGGATTACACCGTAATTTGGCCGTAGTTGGTGATTCAGACCAGTCAATCTATGGTTGGCGTGGTGCTAACATGCAAATCATGTTGGACTTTACGAAAGACTATCCGGATGCTAAGACCGTTATGCTTGAACAAAATTACCGTTCAACGCAAACAATCTTGGACGCAGCCAATGGCGTGATTGAAAACAATGATGCGCGTATTGCTAAAAACCTATGGACTGATAACGGGGCAGGAGAAAAGATTACCTATTACCGTGCCCAAAGTGATCGTGATGAAGCGATGTATGTCATCAGCCAAATTAAAAAGGGTATTGAAGATAGTGATCGTAACTACAAAGACTTCGCAATCTTGTACCGTACAAACGCACAATCACGTGGAATGGAAGAAGCGTTAGTGAAAGCTAACATGCCATACACGATTGTGGGTGGTTCAAAGTTTTACGACCGTAAAGAAATCCGTGATGTTTTGGCATACTTCTCATTGGTAACCAATCCAGCGGACAATGAAAGCTTCTTGCGTGTTGTAAATGAACCTAAGCGTGGAATTGGACTAACAAGTCTAGAAAAGTTCCGTGCTTTTGCGGCACAAAATAACTGGACATTGTTGGAAACTGCAATTAACGCGAGTCTTGTACCAGGTCTAACTGCACGTGCGGCAAACCAATTGATGGCATTTGCGAATATGATTAATAATCTACGTGCCACAATGACTGACGACTTGAGTATTTCTGACTTAACAAAAGCCATTTTGGATAAGTCAGACTACGAAAAGACATTAAAGGCGAACCCAACACCAGAAAACCAAGGACGTTTGGAAAACTTAGCCGAATTCCTATCTGTAACTGCACAATTTGATCAAAATTATCAACCAAGCGAAGACAGTGTATCTAAGTATGTTGATTTCTTAGGTGAATTAGCGTTGGTCTCAGATTTGGATAGTGTGGATGAACATTCAAATGATCAAGTAACTTTGATGACACTTCACGCGGCGAAGGGGCTAGAATTTCCAGTTGTGTTCTTAGTTGGAATGGAAGAAACGCTATTCCCACTGGGAAGTGCCAATAACGAAGAAAAGTTAATGGAAGAAGAACGTCGTTTAGCGTACGTGGGAATTACACGTGCTAAGGACAAGCTGTACATGACAAATGCCTTTTCACGTTTGTTGTATGGTAAGACATTAACGAATCCACAATCACGTTTCATCAATGAAATTGATGGTAATCTAATTATGTCACCAGAGCCTATTAGTATGGGATTCTCTGGTCGTAGTGGCGGAAACAATGACGATTATCCCTTTGCGCGTCGTACACAAACAGCAACCGGGACAACATTCTCTGGTCGTTCACGTGTGGCCCAAAACCAAGCCGCTCGCGCCGCCGCACCAACAATTAGCGGAAAGAACACTGAAGTCGTTGCGAAAACATGGCGTGATGGTGACCAAGTTTCTCACAAGAAGTGGGGAATTGGGCGTGTTGTTAAGATTTCAGGTGAAGGTGACAACACTGAATTAGACATCGTCTTTCCAAATGATGGAATCAAGCGTTTGTTGGCATCATTTGCACCAATTACTAAGGTAGAAGACTAA